One region of Prosthecobacter debontii genomic DNA includes:
- a CDS encoding heavy metal-associated domain-containing protein: protein MSTQPTPVDLKELDLVIFNMTEADAEKRVQAVLQQIGGIEAARIISEGAWVHYNPMRVSKETICEALAQAGFRTSLFQDSLSGEAKNVSQQ from the coding sequence ATGAGCACACAGCCAACACCCGTTGATTTGAAGGAACTGGATTTAGTGATCTTCAACATGACCGAAGCGGATGCCGAAAAGCGGGTCCAGGCAGTCCTTCAACAGATCGGCGGCATTGAGGCCGCACGCATCATTTCCGAGGGAGCCTGGGTCCACTACAATCCGATGCGTGTGTCGAAAGAAACTATTTGCGAAGCGCTGGCTCAAGCCGGATTTCGCACCAGCCTCTTCCAGGATTCTCTCAGCGGCGAAGCCAAAAATGTGTCGCAGCAATAG
- the dacB gene encoding D-alanyl-D-alanine carboxypeptidase/D-alanyl-D-alanine endopeptidase, whose amino-acid sequence MASPYQDLEEILSRASHSPDLASAAIGFCLMDDQGRRLFGHHDGISFIPASTLKTVTTATALEMWGPDYRIKTTLQATSPIEEGVLAGDLIIVGGGDPMLSLEDLENWVQQLQGKGLTRIQGRILGDGRLFAGSIFDDFWNWGDIGNGYGSPVAGLNLEHNRFTARFRSGREVGASAEFLGVMPEVPGLEWISEVITASAGSGDGVVIHGGERTGIMFLRGTVPQSTREFTVTGAVPDPVRFTAHHLKALLQQAGIAVDGEAEAVSPKAASETQIVLLDHESPPLIEIITSIHTTSDNHETECLYRLLGLSQNKASDEVIREHWLARGLVFEGLRMEDGCGLARADFIRPMDLARLQSLTVSGPHGEAYRQSLLASPDGTLRWKGGAMSGIRCYTGLIRTSSEKEWSFALMVNHFQEGQVVAELRDELLRAVVKL is encoded by the coding sequence GTGGCCAGTCCTTACCAGGACTTGGAAGAGATCCTTTCTCGGGCTAGCCATAGTCCTGATCTTGCGAGTGCAGCGATTGGCTTTTGCTTGATGGATGATCAAGGCCGAAGGTTGTTCGGTCACCATGACGGGATATCCTTCATCCCGGCCTCAACGCTCAAGACGGTGACCACGGCGACCGCTTTAGAGATGTGGGGGCCAGACTATCGGATCAAAACGACCTTGCAGGCAACTAGCCCGATTGAGGAGGGTGTATTGGCTGGGGATCTGATCATCGTCGGTGGAGGTGATCCGATGTTGTCATTGGAGGATTTAGAGAACTGGGTGCAGCAGCTCCAGGGTAAAGGCTTGACCCGAATCCAAGGCCGCATTCTTGGCGATGGCCGTTTGTTTGCTGGATCCATCTTCGATGACTTTTGGAATTGGGGAGATATCGGCAATGGTTATGGAAGCCCTGTGGCCGGGCTGAATCTTGAGCACAACCGTTTTACGGCTCGTTTTCGCTCGGGGAGAGAGGTCGGTGCGTCGGCGGAGTTTCTGGGAGTGATGCCCGAAGTCCCAGGTCTTGAATGGATCTCTGAAGTGATCACGGCTTCGGCAGGGTCTGGGGACGGTGTTGTGATCCATGGCGGGGAACGCACGGGGATCATGTTCTTGCGCGGGACGGTGCCCCAAAGCACGCGTGAATTCACCGTGACAGGTGCGGTCCCTGATCCCGTGCGCTTCACGGCGCATCATTTGAAGGCATTGCTACAGCAGGCTGGGATTGCTGTGGATGGTGAAGCTGAAGCGGTTAGTCCTAAAGCTGCATCAGAGACTCAGATCGTGTTGTTAGATCACGAGTCACCTCCTCTGATTGAGATCATCACCAGCATTCATACGACTTCAGACAATCATGAAACCGAGTGTCTATATCGTTTGTTAGGCCTTTCTCAAAATAAAGCCTCGGACGAAGTGATCAGAGAACACTGGCTGGCGCGAGGCCTGGTTTTTGAAGGGTTGCGCATGGAAGATGGTTGTGGGCTTGCACGTGCAGATTTCATTCGCCCCATGGATCTGGCGAGGCTGCAGTCGCTGACTGTGTCAGGGCCTCATGGAGAAGCCTATCGTCAGTCATTGCTGGCCAGTCCGGATGGCACACTTCGCTGGAAAGGTGGGGCGATGTCAGGAATCCGTTGTTATACGGGACTGATCCGAACCAGTTCAGAGAAAGAATGGAGCTTTGCACTCATGGTGAACCATTTCCAAGAGGGTCAAGTCGTTGCCGAGTTACGGGATGAGTTGCTGAGAGCGGTTGTGAAACTCTAA
- a CDS encoding SRPBCC family protein has product METIEKSIEVNCPVRSVYDQWTQFESFPLFMEGIKAVRQLDDRHLEWHAEIAGRGKAWEAEIIEQEPDQRIAWRSTSGTTNNGVVSFEAVDPEHTRVTLTMNYEPEGTAEKIGDALGVVSLRVAGDLKRFKQCIEKRTTPPQGWRGEVADGQVNPPVV; this is encoded by the coding sequence ATGGAAACCATCGAAAAATCAATCGAAGTGAACTGCCCCGTGCGTTCGGTGTACGACCAATGGACGCAGTTCGAAAGCTTCCCTCTTTTCATGGAGGGGATCAAAGCCGTCCGCCAACTGGATGATCGCCACCTTGAGTGGCACGCCGAAATCGCAGGCCGTGGCAAGGCCTGGGAGGCCGAGATCATTGAGCAGGAGCCAGATCAACGAATCGCGTGGCGCAGCACCAGCGGCACCACCAACAATGGCGTCGTCAGCTTCGAAGCCGTCGATCCTGAACACACACGTGTCACCCTCACCATGAATTACGAACCCGAAGGCACGGCCGAGAAGATCGGGGATGCCCTGGGAGTCGTCTCACTTCGTGTTGCTGGTGATCTTAAACGCTTCAAACAATGCATTGAAAAGCGCACCACCCCGCCCCAAGGCTGGCGAGGCGAAGTCGCAGATGGCCAAGTGAACCCACCTGTGGTCTGA
- a CDS encoding carbohydrate-binding family 9-like protein — MTASSELLRYHVHPTPTGVDWSRAACLSQFSFPWESTSPPQTEFRALWDDAYFYFRFDCEDADLVLPDGPTLKERVLGSDRVEIFFTPELTLNPYYALEMNPRGEALAYSARYYRQYDWEWSCPGLDLTACLQSGGYRVEGKLPMHWLRESGVLKREANEFYAGVYRAEFSHRADGSVHAGWMPWVNPGTEKPDFHVPSSFGLFTLCS; from the coding sequence ATGACCGCTTCCTCTGAACTCCTTCGTTACCATGTTCACCCTACGCCAACAGGCGTGGACTGGTCGAGAGCCGCCTGCCTCAGCCAATTTTCCTTTCCGTGGGAAAGCACCTCACCACCTCAGACTGAATTTCGAGCCTTGTGGGACGATGCATACTTCTATTTTCGCTTTGATTGCGAAGATGCCGATCTGGTTTTGCCGGATGGCCCCACCCTGAAAGAGCGAGTTCTGGGTTCAGATCGTGTGGAGATCTTCTTCACCCCTGAGCTCACTCTCAACCCCTACTACGCCCTCGAAATGAACCCCCGCGGGGAAGCCTTGGCGTATTCTGCACGCTACTACCGCCAGTATGATTGGGAATGGAGCTGCCCGGGGTTAGACCTGACGGCATGCCTTCAGAGTGGCGGCTACCGCGTGGAGGGGAAGTTGCCCATGCATTGGTTACGCGAGAGCGGTGTTCTCAAACGGGAAGCAAATGAATTCTACGCAGGGGTTTATCGGGCTGAGTTTTCCCATCGAGCTGACGGTAGTGTCCACGCGGGTTGGATGCCTTGGGTCAATCCCGGAACGGAAAAACCTGACTTCCACGTGCCGAGTTCGTTTGGCCTCTTCACGCTGTGCTCTTGA
- the glpQ gene encoding glycerophosphodiester phosphodiesterase, with protein MAAEPSPMVIAHRGASGYLPEHTLEAKAMAYAMGAPYLEQDVVLTKDDVPVVLHDIHVDTISDVASRFPGRARDDGRYYALDFTLAELKQLRVTERFNAKTGKPVFPNRFPLGRSHFQIPTLEEELQMIQGLNQSTGRKVGIYPEIKQPAWHRLEGHDISRIVLPILQKYGYNSRDDLCYVQCFEYAEVKRIRQELGWQGRLIMLMGGGGKGSDGTDFDYLRSPQGLAELKQVADGIGPAISSIVDNNRQVTDLVAKAHAAGLKVHPYTLRVDELPKFATSADDLMELLFNQAKVDGLFTDFPDVVLRWLERD; from the coding sequence ATGGCCGCCGAACCTTCACCGATGGTTATCGCGCATCGCGGTGCCAGTGGCTATCTTCCTGAGCATACACTTGAGGCAAAAGCGATGGCTTATGCGATGGGCGCTCCTTATCTCGAGCAGGACGTTGTGCTCACAAAAGACGATGTGCCGGTGGTCCTCCATGACATTCATGTGGATACCATCAGTGATGTGGCTTCTCGGTTTCCTGGTCGTGCTCGTGACGATGGGCGTTACTACGCCCTCGATTTTACCTTGGCTGAGTTAAAGCAGCTTCGTGTTACGGAGCGATTCAATGCCAAGACGGGGAAACCGGTTTTCCCCAACCGTTTCCCTTTAGGGCGCTCGCACTTTCAGATTCCTACCCTGGAGGAGGAACTCCAGATGATTCAGGGTTTGAATCAAAGCACCGGGCGCAAAGTCGGCATCTATCCGGAAATCAAACAGCCTGCATGGCATCGCCTGGAGGGGCATGACATCAGCCGGATTGTTCTGCCGATCTTGCAGAAATACGGTTACAACTCACGCGACGATCTCTGTTATGTACAATGCTTCGAATATGCGGAAGTGAAGCGTATTCGTCAGGAGCTTGGATGGCAGGGAAGGCTGATCATGTTGATGGGTGGCGGAGGCAAAGGCAGTGATGGCACCGATTTTGATTACCTACGTTCTCCACAAGGTCTCGCAGAGTTGAAGCAAGTGGCGGATGGCATCGGGCCTGCCATCAGCAGCATCGTGGATAACAACCGCCAGGTGACGGACCTCGTGGCAAAAGCTCACGCGGCAGGTTTGAAAGTGCATCCCTACACTTTGCGCGTGGATGAGTTGCCCAAATTTGCCACCTCCGCAGACGATCTGATGGAGCTCCTTTTTAACCAAGCCAAGGTGGATGGTTTGTTCACGGATTTCCCAGACGTCGTCTTGCGATGGCTGGAACGAGATTGA